The window GTTTCTAAAGATCCAACCATCAAAGAAATTATGGAGCACAATAGAGATGAAGAAATTGAACATGCGGTAATGCTTATCGAATGGTTGAGAAGAAACATGAATGGATGGGATGAAGAACTGAGGACTTATCTTTTCACAGAAAAACCATTGCTGGAAGTAGAGGAAGAAGCTGTTGAAGGAGAAAGCAAAGTAGAGTCTTCTTCAAATAAAAAAGGTGATTTAGGACTAAGAGGATTGAAGTAGAAAAAATACTAAAGATGAAGGAGGGGTAAAAAATGGATTTTCTTAAAAGAGAGTTAGCTCCGATAACTGAAGAAGCTTGGGAAGAATTAGACGAAAGGGCAAAGGAGATTTTTAAGAACAAATTAAAAATAAGACCAATTATTGATGTAGAAGGTCCTTATGGATGGGATTATTCTTCATACAATTTAGGTACTAACGAACTCGTTGAAAACCCAAGAGATGGATTGGGATGGGGAATAAGACAAGTTTTACCTCTAGTAGAGATTAGAAACCCATTTGTTTTGAAACAATGGGAGCTTGATAATATCGAAAGGGGTTTAGAAACTCCGGATTTGGAAGGGTTAGAAACCGCTGCTAAGCAGTTGGCTTCATTTGAAAATAAATTAATTTTAAAAGGTATAGAAAAAGCCAATATAATTGGCTTACAAACGTTAGCTAAGCAGAATTCTGTAGAAAGTTCCAAAGAAAGCGTAAAAGATTTTGTTAAATCCTTATTTGAAGTAAAAAAAAGGTTCATGGAGCAAGGGATTGAAGGGCCATATACTTTAGTGATTAACAAAGAAATATGGCAAGATTTATTTTCTATGAATCTATCGTATCCTTTGGATTTAGTTGTAAAAGAAATTATAGATGCCAAAGTGAAACCTATGCATGATGTCGATGAAAGTTTTGTAATTTCTAATCGTGGTGGAGACTTTAAATTAATTTTAGGACAAGATATTTCCTTAGGATATGATAGCAAGTTCGATGAGCAACTCAAATTTTTCTTCACTGAAAGTTTAACTTTCCACGTAGTAACGCCGGAAGCTATAGTTGGATTAGAAATGTAACTTACTTTTAAAACATTTGCTGAAACAACCTGATTATTATAAATAAAAAAATCGGCCTCAATTTGTTCTTGTTTAAATCATATAATTTGAGGCCGATTTTTTCTATTTTTATAAAGTAAGAATCCCTTTTTCGTCTTCCAATTTGTTCTTGATATTATTGATCTTATTTTTTATCATTTCATTTCCCATCAACAAAGAATGTTCTATTTTTTTGATGGAATGAATAATAGTGGAATGATTTTTATCTAATTTTTCGGAGATATCTTTCGTTTTCAACTTCATAGTAGTCTTAAAAAGATAAGCTAAAACTTGACGTGCTAATGCTATTTCTTTTTTTCTGGATGATGAGAAGATATCCTTTCTATTAATATTAAATTCAGCAGCGACCAAATCTATAACGGTATCTATTTTGACAGTTTCCAGAACTTCTGGTGATTGGAATCTAACTTTGTTTGCGTTCATTCTCATCATTGAATTGACTATCGTTTTTGCAGATTCAATATTCACTGGCGCACCCGAAATTTGGCTTTGCAATAGAAGGTTCATAATAGCGCCCCGAAGTTTTCTTAGGTTTTTATCGACATGTTCAGCTAAATAATAAGCAACATCATCGGTTAATTGAAGAGAAATCATTTGTGCCATTTTCTTGGCTATTAAGTACTTCGTTGCCTTATCAGGTGCTTGTATATCAGTTATCAAACCCATTTCAAATCTACTTATTAATCTGGGATGAAAGGTTGCCAATTCATCAGGTGTTCTATCGGAACATATTACTATCTGTTTTCTTGAGTTAAAAAGAGAATTAAAAGTATGGAAAAGTTCACTTTGTACGGTATTTTTTCCAATTAAAAATTGAACATCATCTATCAATAAAAAATCGACATTTCTTCTAAAGCGTTCTCGGAAGTTCTCCATATCACTTGCTCTTATTCCATCCATCATTTGATTCATAAAATCCTCAGCAGTTACATACTTCACCTT of the Petrotoga mexicana DSM 14811 genome contains:
- a CDS encoding encapsulin-associated ferritin-like protein, producing MQDYHEPYEELSDKDRSYVYALNSLKEEIEAIDWYNQRAAVSKDPTIKEIMEHNRDEEIEHAVMLIEWLRRNMNGWDEELRTYLFTEKPLLEVEEEAVEGESKVESSSNKKGDLGLRGLK
- a CDS encoding family 1 encapsulin nanocompartment shell protein, which translates into the protein MDFLKRELAPITEEAWEELDERAKEIFKNKLKIRPIIDVEGPYGWDYSSYNLGTNELVENPRDGLGWGIRQVLPLVEIRNPFVLKQWELDNIERGLETPDLEGLETAAKQLASFENKLILKGIEKANIIGLQTLAKQNSVESSKESVKDFVKSLFEVKKRFMEQGIEGPYTLVINKEIWQDLFSMNLSYPLDLVVKEIIDAKVKPMHDVDESFVISNRGGDFKLILGQDISLGYDSKFDEQLKFFFTESLTFHVVTPEAIVGLEM
- the dnaA gene encoding chromosomal replication initiator protein DnaA, with product MEKHELIEKLRSNMSRDTWNNWLTTAQILELDDKKVVVGLGNLFIKEAVEKRFGSIIKETINNITGKPLEVIFKEIPISKEQKNAVNGPIIKNRPLKLSEFNPEFTFDSFVTGNSNRIAYYSALEVCKNPGKYNPLFIYGDVGLGKTHLLHAIGNFLMENAPDLKVKYVTAEDFMNQMMDGIRASDMENFRERFRRNVDFLLIDDVQFLIGKNTVQSELFHTFNSLFNSRKQIVICSDRTPDELATFHPRLISRFEMGLITDIQAPDKATKYLIAKKMAQMISLQLTDDVAYYLAEHVDKNLRKLRGAIMNLLLQSQISGAPVNIESAKTIVNSMMRMNANKVRFQSPEVLETVKIDTVIDLVAAEFNINRKDIFSSSRKKEIALARQVLAYLFKTTMKLKTKDISEKLDKNHSTIIHSIKKIEHSLLMGNEMIKNKINNIKNKLEDEKGILTL